From Glycine soja cultivar W05 chromosome 4, ASM419377v2, whole genome shotgun sequence, the proteins below share one genomic window:
- the LOC114410920 gene encoding uncharacterized protein LOC114410920 → MEPPECPVCLQSFDERDAIHRVLSCGHSVCQTCLAELPQPYPDIIRFPTCTQLVKYPSHFSTRPFLSSQKHRPPQTLPPTLPFFLLRIGFSRTTPFQPVMLVFAGSVQYLRPRVGFASELTAAWFGELDKGGIFSFLMIGKGICEAVLAFHLEGLVAGCLGLSCFSFDELGGICVDLNEALMMGRKLVNAVSTKHEEEATCKDCLENEVFASPEVLYELLHKRGTSLDSGHSRYPIGYGSDVWSLACVLLRLLIGSALPRNTLKMKEENDGDISASYVCWVEKVSSVMEDKLGSEYLSLRKILCKCLDVNPGNLNLVDVRKCIQDMLVKPQFDFLGNLISRDSTCHCLVLGELCLLPKQSSNGPIEHELQEKESDSQPNFLQNGKDKSDEDFAAGSPKGMTEHKDLRGKSKKS, encoded by the exons ATGGAACCGCCGGAGTGCCCGGTGTGTCTTCAATCCTTCGACGAGCGCGACGCAATTCATCGTGTCTTATCATGTGGTCACTCCGTCTGCCAAACTTGCCTCGCGGAGCTTCCGCAGCCGTACCCAGACATTATTCGGTTCCCCACGTGCACCCAGCTCGTGAAGTATCCTTCTCATTTCTCAACAAGGCCCTTCCTCTCTTCCCAAAAACATCGACCTCCTCAGACTCTCCCTCCAACACTCCCCTTCTTCCTCCTCCG GATTGGATTCTCCCGCACTACGCCGTTTCAACCGGTGATGTTGGTGTTCGCCGGTTCAGTTCAATATCTTCGTCCAAGGGTAGGATTTGCTTCGGAGTTAACCGCAGC GTGGTTTGGAGAGTTGGATAAAGGTgggatttttagttttttaatgatTGGGAAGGGTATATGTGAAGCTGTGCTTGCTTTCCATCTGGAGGGTTTGGTTGCTGGCTGTTTGGGGCTTTCTTGTTTCTCTTTTGATGAGCTTGGTGGAATTTGTGTTGATTTGAATGAGGCATTGATGATGGGAAGGAAGTTAGTGAATGCTGTTTCCACTAAACACGAAGAAGAAGCAACGTGTAAGGATTGCTTGGAAAATGAGGTTTTTGCAAGCCCTGAGGTTTTGTATGAATTATTGCACAAGAGGGGCACTTCTCTGGATAGTGGGCATTCGAGATATCCAATTGGATATGGCTCGGATGTATGGTCATTGGCTTGTGTACTTCTGCGGCTTCTTATTGGAAGTGCGCTGCCTCGGAATACCTTAAAAATGAAGGAAGAGAATGACGGTGATATCTCAGCTAGTTACGTGTGTTGGGTGGAGAAAGTTAGTTCTGTTATGGAAGACAAACTAGGCTCTGAATATCTGTCACTGAGGAAGATTCTTTGTAAATGTTTGGATGTTAATCCAGGAAACCTCAATTTGGTGGATGTAAGGAAATGCATTCAGGATATGCTAGTCAAACCTCAATTTGATTTTCTGGGCAACTTGATAAGTAGGGACAGCACTTGTCACTGCTTGGTTCTAGGGGAGTTGTGTTTGTTGCCTAAGCAAAGTTCTAATGGACCGATTGAACATGAGTTGCAGGAGAAAGAAAGTGACAGTCAACCAAATTTTCTTCAAAATGGCAAAGACAAATCTGATGAAGACTTTGCTGCTGGCTCACCTAAGGGAATGACTGAACACAAAGATCTGCGGGGAAAAAGTAAGAAgtcataa
- the LOC114410387 gene encoding 1-aminocyclopropane-1-carboxylate oxidase 5-like codes for MAVPVIDFSKLNGEERAKTMAQIANGCEEWGFFQLINHGIPEELLERVKKVASEFYKLEREENFKNSKSVKLLSDLVEKKSSEKLEHADWEDVITLLDDNEWPEKTPGFRETMAKYRAELKKLAEKVMEVMDENLGLTKGYIKKALNGGDGDNAFFGTKVSHYPPCPHPGLVKGLRAHTDAGGVILLLQDDKVGGLQMLKDGQWIDVQPLPNAIVINTGDQIEVLSNGRYKSCWHRVLATPDGNRRSIASFYNPSFKATICPAPQLVEKEDQQVNQTYPKFVFGDYMSVYAEQKFLPKEPRFQAVRAM; via the exons ATGGCAGTTCCAGTGATTGATTTTTCAAAGCTCAATGGTGAAGAAAGAgccaaaactatggcacagattgctaatggatgtgaagagtggGGATTTTTTCAG TTGATCAACCATGGCATTCCTGAGGAACTCCTTGAGAGGGTGAAGAAGGTTGCTTCTGAGTTCTATAAGCTGGAAAGAGAGGAGAATTTCAAGAACTCCAAATCAGTGAAGCTACTAAGCGATTTAGTCGAAAAGAAGAGCAGCGAAAAGCTGGAGCATGCGGATTGGGAGGATGTTATCACTCTCCTTGATGATAACGAATGGCCAGAAAAAACACCAGGCTTCAG GGAAACCATGGCGAAATATCGGGCCGAGCTAAAGAAATTGGCAGAGAAAGTGATGGAGGTGATGGATGAGAATCTTGGCTTAACCAAAGGGTACATCAAGAAGGCACTGAATGGTGGAGATGGAGACAATGCCTTCTTTGGCACCAAGGTGAGCCACTACCCTCCATGTCCCCATCCAGGGCTTGTGAAGGGTCTGCGAGCTCACACCGACGCAGGAGGCGTCATCCTACTCCTCCAAGATGACAAGGTTGGTGGCCTTCAGATGCTGAAAGATGGGCAATGGATTGATGTGCAGCCTTTGCCAAATGCCATTGTCATCAACACTGGTGACCAGATTGAGGTCCTGAGCAATGGTAGATACAAGAGTTGCTGGCACAGGGTTCTGGCCACACCAGATGGGAACAGAAGATCAATTGCCTCCTTCTATAACCCTTCATTCAAAGCCACCATATGTCCTGCACCACAACTTGTGGAGAAAGAAGACCAACAAGTGAATCAAACTTATCCTAAGTTTGTTTTTGGTGACTACATGTCTGTCTATGCTGAGCAGAAGTTCCTTCCCAAGGAACCAAGGTTCCAAGCTGTTAGGGCCATGTGA